The proteins below come from a single Sander lucioperca isolate FBNREF2018 chromosome 20, SLUC_FBN_1.2, whole genome shotgun sequence genomic window:
- the LOC116054575 gene encoding E3 ubiquitin-protein ligase TRIM21-like, translated as MATASSLLSEDRFLCFICLDVFTDPVTIPCGHNFCKNCITEHLNVNVQRQCPMCKELFDRRPELRINTFISEMAAQFRQSVQKKTCSSSEEQHANTGEVLCDVCTGTKVKALKSCLVCLVSYCEAHLELHQKVTVMTRHKLTDPVENLESRMCKRHDRPLELFCKTDQMCVCQFCTESSHKLHLIVPLLEEYKGKKAELGKTEAEVQQMIQERQLKIQELKRSVKLSKEDADKETAASLQVFTSLIKSVERSLAELIDVITEKHQTTEKQTEGFIKELEEEISELKKRSSELEQLSRTKDHLQLLQSFPSLNPAPPTKDWTEVRVHSSYEGTMRRALAQLEETLGKEMKKLCGVVELKRVQQFAVDVTFDPETANLYLILSDDGKQVRLGDKKQNLLDNPKRLSCNSVLGKQFFSLGRFYYEVQVKGKTAWALGVARETINRKSILSLCPMNGFWTVCLSIGDQYNALTVPSTPLTLKSRPQKVGVFVDYEEGLVSFYDVDAAALIYSFSGCNFTEKLYPYFNSCHNDAGKNSTPLIICSVNHSD; from the coding sequence ATGGCAACAGCCAGCAGTCTCCTCTCTGAAGATCGGTTTCTGTGCTtcatctgtctggatgtgttcactgatccAGTCACCATACCATGTGGACACAACTTCTGCAAGAATTGCATCACAGAACACTTGAACGTTAATGTCCAGAGACAGTGTCCCATGTGTAAAGAACTTTTTGACAGAAGACCTGAACTTCGGATCAACACTTTTATATCTGAGATGGCTGCTCAGTTCAGGCAGTCAGTTCAAAAGAAGACCTGCAGCAGTTCAGAGGAGCAACATGCCAACACAGGAGAAGTTCTCTGTGACGTCTGCACTGGAACCAAAGTGAAGGCCTTGAAATCCTGTCTGGTGTGCCTGGTCTCCTACTGTGAGGCTCATCTGGAGCTTCACCAGAAAGTCACAGTTATGACGAGACATAAGCTGACTGATCCTGTGGAGAACCTGGAAAGCAGAATGTGTAAGAGGCATGATAGACCTCTGGAGCTGTTCTGTAAGACTgaccagatgtgtgtgtgtcagttctGCACCGAGTCAAGTCACAAGCTTCATCTTATTGTTCCTCTGTTAGAAGAATATAAAGGAAAGAAAGCTGAGCTGGGAAAGACAGAGGCCGAAGTTCAGCAGATGATCCAGGAGAGACAACTGAAGATTCAGGAGCTCAAACGGTCAGTGAAGCTCAGCAAGGAAGATGCCGACAAAGAGACAGCAGCCAGTTTACAGGTCTTCACTTCTCTGATAAAGTCTGTTGAGAGAAGTCTGGCTGAGCTCATTGACGTAATTACAGAGAAGCACCAAACAACAGAGAAACAGACTGAAGGCTTCATCAAAGAGCTGGAAGAGGAAATCTCTGAGTTGAAGAAGAGAAGCTCAGAGCTGGAGCAGCTCTCACGTACTAAAGACCACCTACAACTCCTCCAAAGCTTCCCGTCCTTGAACCCTGCTCCGCCCACCAAAGACTGGACAGAGGTCAGAGTTCACTCATCATATGAGGGGACTATGAGGAGAGCTTTGGCTCAGCTGGAGGAGACACTCGGTAaagagatgaagaagctgtGTGGTGTTGTTGAGCTGAAGAGGGTTCAGCAGTTTGCAGTGGATGTGACTTTTGATCCTGAAACAGCCAATCTATATCTTATCCTGTCTGATGATGGGAAGCAAGTCAGGCTTGGTGATAAAAAACAGAATCTTCTAGACAACCCAAAGAGACTATCTTGTAATTCTGTCTTAGGAAAgcaatttttttctttaggaAGATTTTACTATGAAGTTCAAGTCAAAGGGAAGACTGCCTGGGCTTTAGGAGTGGCCAGAGAGACAATCAACAGGAAGAGCATCTTATCATTGTGCCCTATGAATGGCTTCTGGACTGTGTGCTTGAGTATTGGAGATCAGTACAACGCTCTCACTGTCCCTTCAACCCCTCTCACTCTGAAGTCTCGGcctcagaaggtgggggtgtttgtggattatgaggagggtctggtctccttttatgacgTAGATGCTGCAGCTCTCATCTACTCCTTCAGTGGCTGTAacttcactgagaaactctaCCCATATTTTAATTCCTGTCATAATGATGCTGGTAAAAACTCAACTCCCCTAATCATTTGTTCTGTCAATCACAGTGATTAG